Below is a genomic region from Catenuloplanes atrovinosus.
CGCGCAGGAGAAGATCATCGAGCTGGCGGTGCGGTCCGGGCTGCCGAGGACCATCGCGCGCGTCCACATGGACCTGCTGATGTCCGAGACCGGCACGCGCACCGCGGCCGAACTGTCCCGCCGGCTCGAGATCAGCCCCGCGTCCGTCTCCGCGTCCGTGAACTTCCTGATCGACACCGGGTACGTACGGCGCGAGCGCGACCCCCGCCGTCGCCGCGACCGCTACGTGGTCGACGATCAGGCCTGGTACCACGCCGTCGTGATCAGCTCCCGGCAGACGCTGGAGACCGCCCGCGCCGCCCTGGCCGCCGCGGCCACCATCGCCCCCGACGACCCGGTCGGCCGCCGCCTCTCCAAGGCCGGCACCTTCCTGGAACGCGTCATGCTCGACTCCATCGAATCCGCCGACCGCTCCCGCTCCCTACTCACCTGAGCCGGACGCCTCCACCTCACTTTGTGAGCCGCAGGCACGTTATCCGGCGCGAATTACGTGCCTGCGGCTCACAAAGTGAGCGTGGTGATCGACTTGCGTCGGCGATATGACGATATTTCGGGCGCGGAGCGCCCGGACTGTCCTCCGTGCGGACCCGGCCTCGCCGCGGAAATCCGGTGCGCGCTATTGGG
It encodes:
- a CDS encoding MarR family transcriptional regulator, whose product is MTHQDRRRIAAGLAGRLTYAEIARQLARPTSTISREIARNGGPGGYEPERAHRATARRARRGGPVSAPVSSAATVDAAQEKIIELAVRSGLPRTIARVHMDLLMSETGTRTAAELSRRLEISPASVSASVNFLIDTGYVRRERDPRRRRDRYVVDDQAWYHAVVISSRQTLETARAALAAAATIAPDDPVGRRLSKAGTFLERVMLDSIESADRSRSLLT